A stretch of the Drosophila sulfurigaster albostrigata strain 15112-1811.04 chromosome 2L, ASM2355843v2, whole genome shotgun sequence genome encodes the following:
- the LOC133844756 gene encoding lysosomal aspartic protease-like codes for MLKWLIVVVVLVALVSAELHRIPIRRHQQKTHKRQHMKAATRWLHQKYHSSGAQLEDYVVPDYAAPDYGSNDSEENSNGSQESDNDYTSESLSNNQNMDYYGVIAIGTPPQYFNVVFDTGSSNLWVPSVMCLASDVACQNHNQYNASASSTYVANGSSFSIQYGTGSLTGFLSTDTVTINGLSIVNQTFGEAISQPNGSFTGVPFDGILGMGYQTIAVDEVVPPFYNLYEQGLIDEATFGFYLARNASSLDGGQLVLGGIDYQLFSGNLTYVPVSQPGYWQFEMISAVMGGYVVCYNCQAIADTGTSLLACPGSSYSTLNQLIGGQLIDGDYYVDCSTIDTLPVLSFNLGGTIFELPASAYISTFSEGNATFCMSSFTYIDTDFWILGDVFIGQYYTQFDFGQNRVGFATAV; via the coding sequence ATGCTCAAGTGGCTGATAGTTGTTGTGGTGCTTGTGGCTTTGGTCAGCGCCGAGCTGCATCGCATTCCCATACGGAGGCATCAGCAGAAGACGCACAAGCGTCAACATATGAAGGCGGCAACCCGCTGGCTGCATCAGAAATATCATTCATCGGGTGCTCAACTCGAAGACTATGTGGTGCCCGACTATGCTGCACCCGACTATGGCAGCAATGACAGCGAGGAGAACTCGAACGGAAGCCAGGAGAGCGACAACGATTACACATCCGAATCACTGAGCAATAATCAAAATATGGATTACTATGGCGTGATTGCGATTGGCACACCGCCGCAATACTTCAATGTGGTCTTCGATACGGGCTCCTCGAATCTATGGGTGCCATCGGTGATGTGCCTGGCCAGCGATGTCGCCTGCCAAAATCACAATCAATACAATGCGAGTGCATCCAGCACGTATGTGGCAAATGGCAGCAGCTTCTCCATACAATATGGCACCGGCAGCCTAACCGGTTTTCTATCCACCGACACGGTTACAATCAACGGCCTCAGCATTGTGAATCAAACATTCGGCGAGGCGATCTCACAGCCAAATGGCAGCTTCACCGGCGTCCCATTCGATGGCATTCTGGGCATGGGCTACCAAACGATCGCTGTCGATGAGGTCGTCCCCCCCTTCTACAATCTCTACGAACAGGGCCTGATCGATGAGGCCACATTTGGATTCTATTTGGCACGCAATGCGTCCTCACTGGATGGCGGGCAATTGGTGCTCGGTGGCATCGACTATCAACTGTTTAGCGGCAATCTAACCTATGTGCCAGTCTCCCAGCCAGGCTATTGGCAATTCGAGATGATCAGCGCCGTCATGGGTGGCTACGTGGTGTGCTATAATTGTCAGGCAATTGCCGATACGGGCACCTCACTCTTGGCCTGTCCGGGCAGCTCTTACAGCACCTTGAATCAGCTCATTGGTGGCCAGCTGATCGATGGTGATTACTACGTTGACTGCTCCACAATTGACACGCTGCCCGTGCTCAGTTTCAATCTGGGCGGCACCATCTTTGAGCTGCCCGCCTCCGCGTATATCAGCACCTTCAGCGAAGGTAATGCCACGTTTTGTATGTCCAGCTTTACGTACATCGACACTGACTTTTGGATTCTTGGCGATGTCTTCATCGGTCAGTATTACACACAATTCGATTTCGGTCAGAATCGCGTTGGATTCGCGACAGCCGTTTAA
- the LOC133850408 gene encoding putative uncharacterized protein DDB_G0291608 isoform X2 — protein MDSHGAKRSAEPNMYEQLAKKIWRPNAMVDGDAQSEELSTPIPTPITSPPPPPPAPPQPQSQPEGSKSMKLPSAESTTSFLAEVLSALYGDTTGHPEHGSLSYHKAAERYALTGDGKLAKRSSGSSSAASSGSQSRSQHLPPGFGKAERALYERNKLAAAAAARQVNANGNVGSNLLQQQLPQQQAQQQQHLVAGAPNNMSMPIYGLACGHVNDLTQVYAQLLAANFPQNVAQQQHQQQQQSSSAAAATILYEAMLQQRVLQQLQQQQMQQHAQQQQQQQQSRTPRGIYGGNYNLSGGNKTQQPDSK, from the exons ATGGATTCTCACGGTGCCAAAAGATCGGCGGAGC CCAACATGTACGAGCAGTTGGCCAAGAAGATTTGGCGACCCAATGCAATGGTCGACGGCGACGCCCAATCCGAAGAGTTGTCGACACCGATACCGACGCCGATAACgtcgccaccgccaccgccaccggcGCCCCCTCAACCGCAATCTCAGCCCGAGGGCAGCAAGAGCATGAAGCTGCCCAGCGCTGAGTCAACGACTAGCTTTCTGGCCGAGGTGCTGAGCGCTCTCTATGGCGATACGACGGGACATCCGGAGCATGGCAGCTTAAGCTATCACAAGGCAGCCGAGCGTTATGCCCTCACTGGCGATGGCAAGTTGGCCAAGCGATCGTCGGGATCGTCATCGGCGGCGTCGTCGGGCAGCCAGTCGAGGTCACAGCATTTGCCACCAGGATTCGGGAAAGCAGAACGTGCGTTGTATGAGCGCAACAAattggcagcggcggcggctgcaCGTCAAGtcaatgccaatggcaatgtCGGGAGCAAT ctgttgcagcaacaactgccCCAGCAGCAggcccaacagcagcagcatctggTCGCTGGTGCACCGAACAACATGTCCATGCCCATCTATGGCTTGGCCTGCGGTCATGTCAATGATCTAACCCAGGTCTATGCTCAGCTGTTGGCCGCCAATTTTCCCCAGAATGtcgcacagcagcaacaccagcagcagcaacagtcttccagtgcagcagctgcaactatACTCTATGAGGCGATGCTTCAACAACGTGtcctgcagcagttgcagcaacaacaaatgcaacagcatgcccagcagcagcaacaacaacaacagtcgcgCACTCCGCGTGGCATCTACGGAGGCAACTACAACTTGAGTGGCGGCAACAAAACGCAGCAGCCGGAcagcaaataa
- the LOC133850513 gene encoding lysosomal aspartic protease, whose product MQCNWRQNWMLWMTALLLLLLLQLDESVAAAKSQKRRRHKAHHVKLERHNHEHHEKSLSNLQFEMLALRTKLKLKSNETVSQSQSTTSVNGVSTPRVPLGNAYNTEYFGTIQIGSQQTFKVLFDTASSNLWVPSVKCPTNNCTNMERYNSSLSSSYQANGTAFEIQYASHNNQPTILEGFLSTDTVTIAGLAIKKQTFAEITALPSGVFSRANFDGIFGLGFQEISIDDVTPPMYKLVEQDLITQPTFSIYLNRNNTGTIDPSGGKLLLGPSDPTLYSGCLTYVPLSVVGYWQFTTGSIQLGESSSNKLCSNCETILDVGTSLIVAPLPALKRINALLGITEADKRDGVYTIDCARIPSLPSLTLNIGRNDFTLKASDYVVQYKSTCVSGFTSLDDGSTELSDDRGTDYSTLWVLGDVFMGPFYLEFDLGYKRIGIAPKI is encoded by the coding sequence ATGCAGTGCAATTGGAGGCAGAACTGGATGTTATGGATGACagcgttgctgctgttgttgctgttgcaactcgACGAATCCGTGGCAGCGGCAAAGAGTCAAAAACGCCGCAGACACAAGGCACACCATGTGAAGTTGGAGCGACATAATCACGAACACCACGAGAAATCTCTGTCCAATCTGCAGTTTGAAATGTTGGCACTACGcacaaaactaaaactgaaaTCAAACGAGACCGTTTCCCAAAGCCAATCGACGACGTCGGTGAATGGCGTGAGCACCCCACGAGTGCCGCTGGGCAATGCGTATAATACGGAATACTTTGGCACGATACAGATTGGCAGTCAACAGACATTCAAGGTGCTCTTCGACACGGCCTCATCGAATCTGTGGGTGCCATCGGTGAAATGTCCGACCAACAATTGCACCAACATGGAGCGCTACAATTCGAGTTTGTCGAGCAGCTATCAGGCAAATGGCACCGCCTTTGAGATACAATATGCATCGCATAACAATCAGCCAACGATACTCGAGGGATTTCTCTCCACGGACACGGTGACAATCGCTGGCCTCGCCATTAAGAAACAAACATTTGCCGAGATTACCGCACTGCCATCGGGTGTGTTTAGTCGTGCCAACTTCGATGGCATCTTTGGCCTGGGCTTCCAAGAAATCTCCATCGATGATGTGACGCCACCGATGTACAAACTGGTTGAACAGGACTTGATCACACAGCCAACATTCTCGATATACTTGAATCGCAATAATACGGGCACAATCGATCCCAGTGGCGGCAAACTCTTGCTGGGTCCAAGTGATCCCACATTGTACAGTGGCTGCCTCACTTATGTGCCACTCTCTGTGGTCGGCTATTGGCAATTCACCACCGGCAGCATTCAGCTAggcgaaagcagcagcaacaagcttTGCAGCAATTGCGAAACTATTCTCGATGTGGGCACCTCATTGATTGTGGCCCCGTTGCCAGCGTTGAAGCGAATCAATGCTTTGCTCGGCATCACCGAGGCGGATAAACGTGATGGTGTCTATACCATTGACTGCGCTCGGATTCCCAGCTTGCCCAGTCTAACACTCAACATTGGACGCAACGATTTCACCCTGAAGGCATCCGACTATGTGGTCCAATACAAGAGCACCTGTGTCTCTGGTTTCACCAGCCTCGATGATGGCAGCACCGAGTTGTCTGACGATCGTGGCACCGACTACAGCACGCTTTGGGTATTGGGCGATGTGTTCATGGGTCCCTTTTACCTGGAGTTCGATTTGGGCTACAAACGCATTGGCATTGCGCCCAAGATATAA
- the LOC133850408 gene encoding serine/threonine-protein kinase Warts isoform X1, producing the protein MDSHGAKRSAEPNMYEQLAKKIWRPNAMVDGDAQSEELSTPIPTPITSPPPPPPAPPQPQSQPEGSKSMKLPSAESTTSFLAEVLSALYGDTTGHPEHGSLSYHKAAERYALTGDGKLAKRSSGSSSAASSGSQSRSQHLPPGFGKAERALYERNKLAAAAAARQVNANGNVGSNSVAPNASGDAGVAGRAAPSTINELSHIYLQLLQQQLPQQQAQQQQHLVAGAPNNMSMPIYGLACGHVNDLTQVYAQLLAANFPQNVAQQQHQQQQQSSSAAAATILYEAMLQQRVLQQLQQQQMQQHAQQQQQQQQSRTPRGIYGGNYNLSGGNKTQQPDSK; encoded by the exons ATGGATTCTCACGGTGCCAAAAGATCGGCGGAGC CCAACATGTACGAGCAGTTGGCCAAGAAGATTTGGCGACCCAATGCAATGGTCGACGGCGACGCCCAATCCGAAGAGTTGTCGACACCGATACCGACGCCGATAACgtcgccaccgccaccgccaccggcGCCCCCTCAACCGCAATCTCAGCCCGAGGGCAGCAAGAGCATGAAGCTGCCCAGCGCTGAGTCAACGACTAGCTTTCTGGCCGAGGTGCTGAGCGCTCTCTATGGCGATACGACGGGACATCCGGAGCATGGCAGCTTAAGCTATCACAAGGCAGCCGAGCGTTATGCCCTCACTGGCGATGGCAAGTTGGCCAAGCGATCGTCGGGATCGTCATCGGCGGCGTCGTCGGGCAGCCAGTCGAGGTCACAGCATTTGCCACCAGGATTCGGGAAAGCAGAACGTGCGTTGTATGAGCGCAACAAattggcagcggcggcggctgcaCGTCAAGtcaatgccaatggcaatgtCGGGAGCAAT TCTGTGGCGCCAAATGCGAGCGGCGATGCTGGCGTGGCGGGACGTGCAGCGCCATCCACTATTAACGAACTGTCTCACATTtatttgcagctgttgcagcaacaactgccCCAGCAGCAggcccaacagcagcagcatctggTCGCTGGTGCACCGAACAACATGTCCATGCCCATCTATGGCTTGGCCTGCGGTCATGTCAATGATCTAACCCAGGTCTATGCTCAGCTGTTGGCCGCCAATTTTCCCCAGAATGtcgcacagcagcaacaccagcagcagcaacagtcttccagtgcagcagctgcaactatACTCTATGAGGCGATGCTTCAACAACGTGtcctgcagcagttgcagcaacaacaaatgcaacagcatgcccagcagcagcaacaacaacaacagtcgcgCACTCCGCGTGGCATCTACGGAGGCAACTACAACTTGAGTGGCGGCAACAAAACGCAGCAGCCGGAcagcaaataa
- the LOC133849083 gene encoding uncharacterized protein LOC133849083, translated as MDVVDVYAWGANSHGQLGLGYESELCMSPQRLTKYSFVPHLVRCIRGGGGHVLILDSNGRLHACGWNNRGQLGLNSTEECHNEFSMVPTEYFEEVPIESISCGWDISGAITVTKRLFVWGSNAFQQLGICQRGFMAVRRPMPVRLPRDEAAQRISFGLRHCAVLTHDHKIYIFGRLRIMDPPPIELDITATSLHRANVMKIQAHNPNELRIVSLVSGQNHMLLKCIDLEAGSRRRIIALGDNKFCQSNAFQFDEDVHQLAVGWTHNAVVLKSHSILLWGRNCYGQLGIGGFSEQQATPTPLRLQLEQGQSPARLHMGAEHGLLRTTTGDIYTWGWNEHGNCGNNATENLSQPTQLKLPGFAKLAGTGAGFCYAIVETVEEAVGPTTPL; from the exons ATGGATGTCGTCGATGTCTACGCCTGG GGCGCCAATTCTCATGGCCAGCTTGGCCTTGGTTACGAATCGGAGCTGTGCATGTCACCGCAACGCCTGACCAAATATTCGTTTGTGCCGCATTTGGTGCGCTGCATTCGCGGTGGCGGAGGTCATGTGCTCATCCTGGACAGCAACGGTCGGTTGCATGCCTGCGGCTGGAATAATCGCGGCCAATTGGGTCTCAACTCGACGGAGGAGTGCCACAATGAGTTCAGCATGGTGCCCACCGAATATTTCGAG GAAGTGCCCATCGAAAGCATTAGCTGCGGCTGGGATATATCGGGTGCCATAACAGTGACGAAGCGTTTGTTCGTCTGGGGCTCGAATGCCTTTCAGCAGCTGGGCATTTGTCAGCGTGGCTTCATGGCCGTCCGTCGTCCGATGCCAGTCCGTCTGCCCCGCGATGAGGCAGCGCAGCGCATCAGCTTCGGGTTGCGGCATTGTGCGGTGCTAACGCATgatcataaaatttatatattcggACGATTGCGCATCATGGATCCGCCACCAATTGAATTGGATATTACGGCCACATCGTTGCATCGTGCCAATGTCATGAAGATCCAGGCGCACAATCCCAACGAGCTGCGCATTGTGTCGCTGGTCAGCGGACAGAATCATATGCTGCTCAAGTGCATCGATCTGGAAGCGGGCAGCCGGCGACGCATCATCGCCTTGGGCGACAACAAATTCTGCCAGTCGAATGCCTTTCAGTTCGACGAGGATGTCCATCAACTGGCCGTCGGTTGGACCCACAATGCCGTCGTCCTCAAGTCGCACAGCATCCTGCTGTGGGGTCGCAATTGCTATGGCCAACTTGGCATCGGTGGCTTCAGCGAACAGCAGGCGACACCAACGCCACTTCGGCTGCAACTGGAGCAGGGTCAGAGTCCGGCACGTCTCCACATGGGTGCCGAGCACGGTCTGTTGCGGACCACAACCGGCGACATTTATACCTGGGGCTGGAACGAGCACGGCAATTGTGGCAACAATGCCACAGAGAATTT ATCGCAACCAACTCAATTAAAGCTGCCGGGATTTGCAAAATTAGCTGGCACTGGAGCTGGATTTTGTTATGCCATTGTTGAAACTGTCGAAGAGGCTGTGGGACCAACAACTCCATTATAA